The sequence ATTCAATCCACATTCTGCCATCCAGTTCTTTAACTACAAAATAGGCTTTTGTAAGTCCAAAGCCACCGCCCATGGTACGAACCTTATCTTTTACGTTACTTCCCCGAGTACCATATTCTACGACTTTTGTGATCTCATCTTCAGGAATACCCATTCCATTATCTTCAATAACGAATTTAAACAGATTATTTTTTTGAGAGATGCCGATATTGAGTTCTCCGCCGGGTGGTGTGTATTTCCTGGCATTTGCAATCAGGTCGCGAATCACATCCTTGAGCATCAGGGGAAGATAGATCCTGTTTTTATTCCCATCGCTGTTGATGGCAAAATGGACCAGGTAATCCTTCTCTTCCTGATCCGCGATATTGTAGATGATTTTATACCTGCCATTACTGTTTTTCTCCATCGCATAGAAAAATTTCTTGAAATCGCCGATGAAGCTGTTCACATTAAATGCTTCCCAGGCTCCCGGACTCTCCCACCTGTGCAGAATTTCCATCATTCTTACATCAAAGACATTAAAAATATTGACCAGGTTTTCCCGGTGTTCAGATACAGAGGAGCCGTCGTTGAGAACTGAGTTACGATTTTCCAATTCATCCAACGCCGAAAACACAGATTTTCTCAACTCCCTGATCGATTCGAGTGTTAAAACTTTTTTTTCTTTGGAAGAACATGCAGCAGCGAGCGTTTTACATTTTTCTACAGGAGGATTGAACAGGTCATCATGATCTGTTTCCATTTGAATGAGTTGCAGTTGTCCTGAAATAACGGACAGGATATTGATAACAGAGTGCATTTCGAGACTGGCAATTTGCTCTGCCGAAACTGATAGTTCGTTTGTAATTTCCAAAAGCCCAAAAGTAGTTTGAAAGTTTTTATAATTGAAATCTAAGATACACCCCGCCTAATTCCTAATTTTGAGTGATTTATGGAGATTTCAGTTGATCACATTTTGATGGCAAAATTATTGGAGGCTTTGAAATACCCATCTGTCGGTTGTTTTTACCGGCTGATGGGTGTCCCCAACCCGTCAGCCCGCACATACAGCGTGCAGACGGGCAGTAATGCAAATCCCTCTTATACTATTCAAGAACAAAATTTTGATAGTTTTTTTGAGAAATCACCTCAAATTCGGCATTGTTATAAGTCTCCAGCCATTCTTTTGGTGATTTGACTTTGTGGTTGGGATTCCATTTGAATTCAAATCCTTTTAGTTTACCACCGCTTTCCTCAATCAGATCGATCTCTTTCTGATCATACGTTCGCCAATAGTAATAATTGGTATGTTGACGTTCAAAAGCATTCCGTTTCATTCGTTCGATCAGCATAAAGTTTTCCCAAAGCTGCCCCACATCGTTTCTGAGATTTAAGGGATTGAAATTTGCAATCATCGCATTTCGAACGCCCAAATCCATGAAGTAGTACATCTTCATTTTTGAAACCTCCTTTCTGAGATTTCTGGAGAACCCCCCAAGGGAGATCAAGACAAATGATTTTTCCAATAAATCCAGATATCGTTGTACAGTTTTTTTATCGAGTCCAAGCTGTTTTCCAAGCTCTACCGTAGATACCTGATTGCCAACTTGAAAAGCGAGTAATTTTAAAAGATTAAGAATTACGTTCGGACGTTTCAACCGTTGAAATTCCAGTATATCTTTGATCAGATATGAATTCTTTATTTCTGTAATTCGGTCTTTTTTCGCCCCGTTATCATTTAATGTCACGACTTCCGGGTAGGAGCCGTAAATAAGATGTTTTTCAATCTGTTTATCCAATTCGTAGGGTGTGGTGGACTGACTGAGCTCTTTTAAACTTATTGGATATAATGTGATCACGTTTTTTCTGCCGGTCAGTGGTTCTTCCGTTGAATTGGCAAGATCGAACGATGAGGAACCGGTGACAATCACATATTTATCGGGAAAATGATCCACTACAAGTTTCAGAGCTGTTCCAACATTTTTAATTTTTTGCGCTTCATCAATAACTAAAAGATCAATTCCCGACACTAATTGTTCAATCAACTGCAGTTCGCACTTGGCAAAATCCGAAGAAAATGAAAGGTCATCCCCAGTATAGAACTGATACTTGAGATCAGACTTTTTCAGAAAAGACTTCACGAGGGTGGTTTTTCCTACCTGACGTGCGCCATATATGATCAACACTTTTCCTTTGTGAAGATGTTCTGTAATAGTGACTGTTCGTGGTATTTCGCGGTTCATGGACGCATTTTAATTGCTGAATAAATAGAAATACTATGGATTTCCCTCAATTTATACAAATTAGGGGAATTATACTCCCTCAATTTATACAAAATAGGGGATTACTATTCTCTTAATTTAAAAACAGGTACAGGCTTCAAAGTAAATAGTGTTTGTAAGAAAATTCATAGTGTCCTAAGAAAACGTCAAGATCAAGGCGCGCGAAGTCCCAAAAAGCGCAGTGTACTATGTGTACATGAGCAGTTTTGGGGCAAGCGCTCCTCTTTTATCCCGCGAAGCGAAACGCAGAGATTGGCGTTTTCTTAGAGACACTAAATAAAGTCCTCTACTCATGTTCAGATCTCCGGGCTTTTCGAAATCCCGGAGATCTTTTCGATCACTCAATCCTCAGATACCTTGCATTCACAGCCACAATTACTGTACTAAGCGACATCAAAATAGCGCCAACAGCGGGACTTAAAATGATGCCCCAGGCATACAATGCACCGGCGGCCAGCGGTATCGCCCCGATGTTGTACCCGGATGCCCACCAGAGATTTTGAACCATTTTCCGGTAGGTGGCCTTAGACAGTTTAATCAATGCGGTGACATCCTGGGGATTGCTTTTCACCAGCACAATATCCCCGGTTTCCACGGCTACATCCGATCCGGCGCCGATGGCAATCCCTACATCTGCCTGGGCCAGGGCAGGTGCGTCATTTACGCCGTCACCGGTCATGGCCACGAGCTTGCCTTGATCTTGAACCTCTTTCACTTTATCGGCTTTTTCATCGGGCAGTACTTCGGCAAATACCTGGTCGATGCCCAGCTCTTTGGCTACATAATCGGCCGTTTGCTGGTTGTCGCCGGTCAGCATAATGCACTCAATTCCCATATCGTGCAGAGCTTTGATAGCATTTTTGGATGATTCCCGGATTTCATCTCCCAACGCAATCGCACCAACCAATATGTCCTCAATAATTACAAAAACCACGGTTTTCCCTTGCGATGAAATTTCCTCAACATTCTCTTCCGGGTAATCCATTTCTTGTTCTTTCACATAGCCGGGACTCACCACTTTCACCGATTTTCCATTCACTTTACCCTGAATGCCTTTGCCGGTAATGGAATCGAATTCGTCAGGTTCCCAGATTTCGTCCGCTTTTTCGAGGATTCCTTTTGCAAGCGGATGTTCGGAATTGGATTCAAGTGATGCTGCGTATTTCAGTATTTCTTCGTCGGAAAATTCAGAATCAAAATTCAGGATATCTGTCACGCTAAACGTCCCTTCCGTCAGGGTTCCGGTTTTGTCGAAGATAACGGCATCGAGATTTCGGGCTTGTTCAAATGCGGCCCGCTCGCGGATCAGGAAACCGTTGGAAGCGGCAATACTGGTAGACATGGACACCACAAGAGGAATGGCAAGACCCAGCGCATGCGGACAGGTAATGACCATCACCGCAACCGTGCGATTCATTGCAAAATCGAAGGATTGCCCGGTGAAGAAGATCCATGCTCCAAAGGTGATGAGTCCGGCAGTGATGGCCACAAGGGTCAGCCAAAAAGCCGCGCGGTTTGCCAGGTCCTGCGTTCTCGACTTACTTTGCTGAGCCTCTTCCACCAGGTTCATTACCTGAGACAGAAATGAATCGTCGCCCGTCTTGGAAATTTCAATGGTCAGGGAGCCTTTTTCATTCACTGAACCGCCAATGACTTCATCATCTTTGGTTTTATTCACGGGTTTGGACTCCCCGGTCAGCATCGCTTCATTTACACTCGACTCTCCTTTAACGACATTTCCGTCCGCCGGTATTTTTTCTCCCGGTTTGATGAGGACCTTATCGCCCTTTTTGAGTTCATCAACAGGAACATCTTCGGTTGAACCATCCTCATTCACACGATGAGCTTCACCGGGCAGCAGTTCTGCAAGTTCTTCCAGGGCTGAAGAAGCACTCATCACCGAACGCATTTCGATCCAGTGCCCAAGCAGCATGATGCCTACCAGGGTTGAAAGCTCCCAGTAGAGCAGATCGCCCTCAAATCCAAAAACAACCGCTGTACTGTAGAGGTAAGCAATGGAAATAGCCAGCCCGATGAGTGTCATCATACCCGGTTGCTTTTTCTTGAGCTCATCATACAATCCTGTGAGAAATGGCCATCCGCCAAAGAAATAAACCACCGTAGACAGAGCGGCAAGAATCCACTGAGTCGCCCGTAAATCGCCAGTCAACACCCATAAAGGTTTGAATCATAGGCGAGAGCGCCATGATGGGAATGGTCAGTGCCAGTACCCACCAAAACCGGAACTTAAAATCCTCGACCATCTGCTTGTGATGCTCGCGGTGGTCATGATGTTCGTGGTCTTTGTGCTGACTGTGTTTATGATTTGAGTGGTCCATGATTGTGCTCTATGTGTTCGTTTTGATGTTCCATAAATCTCTTTGTGGAATAGATATTATTTTAAAAATAAAACCTTCTCAGCGAAGCAAGTAAATAGATCAGAAATTATTTGATTTTATTACTCTGGATTTTTCAACATCTGTAAGCAGTTCATATGCATACCCATCATGGGGGATTGATCCATTATTTCACGCATACGGTCTCGGTCAAATGTATCGCTCTCCAGCATTTGCATCATTCTCTGCATATGAGCTTTCATCTGTTCTCGCTGTTCCGGATTGTTCATCATCGTTTCCATACGGTCCAGCATCTGATCCTGATAATCACCACTCATCATGGTTGAGTGCATTTGGTTCATAAACTCATCACGCATTTCCGGGTTTTGCATCATTTGAGTCATCATCGCCTGACGTTGTTCACTATTTTGCATCATTTGGGACATCTGTCCCTCGTTCATCATATGCTGTCGTTCGCTATCCTGGGGTTGATTACACTGAACTAATAAAAAGGATGTAATCAAAAGGGTCGTAAAAGCTGTTAATTTTTTCATATTATTTTTCCTGTTTTAATTATTATTAATTTCGATTAAAAAATTTACACGCGTGTATTTTTAAAATGGGAGGTTCAGTTAATTACTTTCGCCCCACGTTCACCATCCCGAATTCTGACCATCTCTCCAATGGGCATCACAAAAATAATCCCGTCTCCCCGTGATCCCGTGGATGCAGTATCCTGAATGATGTTAATAATCGAAGGCACATCTTCATCTACTGTGGCAATTTCAATTTTAACTACCTTCGAATGCATAGCAGGAAAGTTCAGAGAGCCGTGAGCATGTTCAGGATCTGTATATTGCCCCGCTCCTTCTCCCCGGAACACTGTAATGCAACAATGTCCATTTGAACGCAATTCTTTATACACATCCTCCAGTAAAATGGGTCGGATATAAGCTTTAACCAATTTCATAACTCCTCCTGTTTTATTATTGCTAATTTTCTTCATCCACGGAACCGCATTTTCACATCATCTTGCCGTAATATGGATTTTCGATCTCTTCATTTTGAACGTAAAATCCTCTGTCATCTGCTTGTGATGATCTGAGAGCCGTCTGACCGCTCCAAGCGGGTACATGTTTAGCGACCTGGCAAACGAAAAAGCCAGTCTCTTCAGGCACAGACCGTTGTTTCGCCCTCACCCCTTCGCCCCTCTCCCGCGGGAGAGGGGTTGGGGGAGAGGGCGAAACAATGAATGGCCTGAATTAGTGAGTCTTTTAGTGCTAAACACATACCCAAGCGGTCTGACGGCTGACTATGTTGACTGTGATTCTAAGTCATGAGATTATCCTCATTACATTTTAGTTCTGTTACATTACTTATTCGATCACTTTGAATCCTCAGGATATTGGGATGATGACGAATGAAGCGTACACTTATTGGATACCTTTAAACTCATAACCGGCTTCTTCGATTACCCGCTTAAAATCATGAGTAGAAACAGAATTCGAATCATAGGATATCAAAGCCGTTTCATTTTCGAAATCAACGGTTGCTGATGTTATGCCTTCTTTGCTTTCAAGAGCTTCTTTTATGGTTTTGGCACAACCTGTACATCCCATTCCGCCAATAGTTACGGTTGTTTGTTTGGTTGATAGTTCTTGCGTGCTCATATTTATATGTTTAATAATTCGAATTATAGTTTTTACAGTGCTTTCATTGTTTCTCCGCAGCTGTGCATTTTGGCTCCGTAATATGGATTTTCGATCTTTTCATTTTTGCTAATCCATTTAGCGCCATTGCCATTATCAGCCATCGGACAATATTGTACATACAACTCTTCCTTATAACCCTGATTCTTCAAAGCTGTGGTTAAATGGTCCGATATGTCATCAAATGAGTTTCGCAGCTGACTGATATTTTCAGATTCTAATGCAGAATTGATTGCTGAAGTCATTTTATTATGGTGTGTTTTATGCATTTCGGAATGTTCCGGATGATGATTCATCTCCTTGCTGTTTATCACTTCATCCGCGAATGCTTGAAGTGCAGATTGGGCCTGCTCAAAATCGTCGTTTACAAGAGCGTTTTTTATTTCAAGATAGGATGAAACCATTGCATCAAGATGCTCTGTGTGTTGATGAGTCGAATCCTGTGCAAATGAGAATGTTGAGAGTACAAATAAGATGATAGCTGATAATGTTAGTGTCTTCATTTTTTGATGGATTTAAACTTAAAATTCAATTCGTTCAACGGTTTCTCCGCAGTTGTGCATTTGATCGCCGTAGTAGGGATTTTGAACCTGTTCGCTATCGCTGAGCCAGGTCGCGCCTTCTCCGTCATTGGCCATGGGACAGAACTGTTCAAATACCACTCCCGGCACCTGGAATGTCCTGACAGATTCTGTGAGAGACATTGAGAGCCCGATAAATGCAGATCGTTGCTGTTCAATTTCATCACTATTGGCAATGGCTTGATTATTGTTTCGAATGGTTTCAAGCATGTCCATCCATTGAATGTGCACCTCACCGGTAAGCAAACTCATTTCTACATTTTGTAGAGATGTATTCAGACTCTGTGCGGCTGTTGAGGCTGCATCGGGTTTGGATTCAAAAAGTGCATTTTTGATCTCCAGGTAGTCAGCCAAAACCTCTTTTAGTTGATTTTGAAATTCGGTTGGTATTACATCCATTTCCTGTTGAATTGTATTCATAGACTGCTCCTGTCCCGATGATTCCACCGGCATGGTGTGTCCTTCATGCCCGGTTTGGTTTGCACCGGTTCCCGGCTCGCGGTTCATCATGCTGAGTTTATCTGAGAGCTGAGCAGCACTGTCGATCTTGAATGTTCCGTGAGTTACGACCTGCTCGCCTTCAGAAAGACCGGATTCAACCACATATTGATTTCCGGCACGAGTTCCCAGAACGACTTCCCGCGCTTCAAAAGAGGGCCGGTCAGAATCAGATAACTTGTACGTACACAATAGATCGTTTTCCGGTCCACATAACGGCAGATCTTGGTACAAGCAGATGAGGTTCACTTGAAAGGCCAGATTGAACTTCTGCGGTTGCAAGCATACCGGGTTTTAACCGGTTATTGGGATTATCAACCCTCGCCCGAATGGTTGCCGTCCTGGAGTTATCATCTAAAAATGGATCTACATATATAACGGTCGATTCAAAGGACTCACCGGGCAAAGCCTCAACTGTAAAACGAACCTGATCTCCCTCTTCAATCGCAGAAATATTTGATTCAAATGCCTGGAAGTCCACCCAAACAGAGGATAGATCTACAATACGATACATCACATCTCCCTCCATAATGTGATCCTCCCGCGATACTTCAAGTTGTGTTACATATCCACTGACCGGCGAGTAGAAATCAAGTTCGTTCATAATTTCACCACTCTCTTCTATCTCATTGATTGTGCTTTCCGGGAATTCCCAGAGAATAAGTTTGCGCCGGGAAGCTTCGTAAAGTCTTGGATTCTGATTCTTGTATTTAACGGTTTCAAGAAGTTCCTGCTGCGCGGCAATCAGCTCCGGCGAATAGATAGAGGCCAGTCTCTCTCCTTTAGATACAAATGTGCCTTCATAATC comes from Balneolaceae bacterium and encodes:
- a CDS encoding ATP-binding protein, giving the protein MEITNELSVSAEQIASLEMHSVINILSVISGQLQLIQMETDHDDLFNPPVEKCKTLAAACSSKEKKVLTLESIRELRKSVFSALDELENRNSVLNDGSSVSEHRENLVNIFNVFDVRMMEILHRWESPGAWEAFNVNSFIGDFKKFFYAMEKNSNGRYKIIYNIADQEEKDYLVHFAINSDGNKNRIYLPLMLKDVIRDLIANARKYTPPGGELNIGISQKNNLFKFVIEDNGMGIPEDEITKVVEYGTRGSNVKDKVRTMGGGFGLTKAYFVVKELDGRMWIESELNQGTKITIEIPIPNQVYQKYD
- a CDS encoding ATP-binding protein — its product is MNREIPRTVTITEHLHKGKVLIIYGARQVGKTTLVKSFLKKSDLKYQFYTGDDLSFSSDFAKCELQLIEQLVSGIDLLVIDEAQKIKNVGTALKLVVDHFPDKYVIVTGSSSFDLANSTEEPLTGRKNVITLYPISLKELSQSTTPYELDKQIEKHLIYGSYPEVVTLNDNGAKKDRITEIKNSYLIKDILEFQRLKRPNVILNLLKLLAFQVGNQVSTVELGKQLGLDKKTVQRYLDLLEKSFVLISLGGFSRNLRKEVSKMKMYYFMDLGVRNAMIANFNPLNLRNDVGQLWENFMLIERMKRNAFERQHTNYYYWRTYDQKEIDLIEESGGKLKGFEFKWNPNHKVKSPKEWLETYNNAEFEVISQKNYQNFVLE
- a CDS encoding copper-translocating P-type ATPase — protein: MMTLIGLAISIAYLYSTAVVFGFEGDLLYWELSTLVGIMLLGHWIEMRSVMSASSALEELAELLPGEAHRVNEDGSTEDVPVDELKKGDKVLIKPGEKIPADGNVVKGESSVNEAMLTGESKPVNKTKDDEVIGGSVNEKGSLTIEISKTGDDSFLSQVMNLVEEAQQSKSRTQDLANRAAFWLTLVAITAGLITFGAWIFFTGQSFDFAMNRTVAVMVITCPHALGLAIPLVVSMSTSIAASNGFLIRERAAFEQARNLDAVIFDKTGTLTEGTFSVTDILNFDSEFSDEEILKYAASLESNSEHPLAKGILEKADEIWEPDEFDSITGKGIQGKVNGKSVKVVSPGYVKEQEMDYPEENVEEISSQGKTVVFVIIEDILVGAIALGDEIRESSKNAIKALHDMGIECIMLTGDNQQTADYVAKELGIDQVFAEVLPDEKADKVKEVQDQGKLVAMTGDGVNDAPALAQADVGIAIGAGSDVAVETGDIVLVKSNPQDVTALIKLSKATYRKMVQNLWWASGYNIGAIPLAAGALYAWGIILSPAVGAILMSLSTVIVAVNARYLRIE
- a CDS encoding P-II family nitrogen regulator translates to MKLVKAYIRPILLEDVYKELRSNGHCCITVFRGEGAGQYTDPEHAHGSLNFPAMHSKVVKIEIATVDEDVPSIINIIQDTASTGSRGDGIIFVMPIGEMVRIRDGERGAKVIN
- a CDS encoding heavy-metal-associated domain-containing protein, translated to MSTQELSTKQTTVTIGGMGCTGCAKTIKEALESKEGITSATVDFENETALISYDSNSVSTHDFKRVIEEAGYEFKGIQ
- a CDS encoding DUF3347 domain-containing protein encodes the protein MKTLTLSAIILFVLSTFSFAQDSTHQHTEHLDAMVSSYLEIKNALVNDDFEQAQSALQAFADEVINSKEMNHHPEHSEMHKTHHNKMTSAINSALESENISQLRNSFDDISDHLTTALKNQGYKEELYVQYCPMADNGNGAKWISKNEKIENPYYGAKMHSCGETMKAL
- a CDS encoding DUF3347 domain-containing protein; translated protein: MCTYKLSDSDRPSFEAREVVLGTRAGNQYVVESGLSEGEQVVTHGTFKIDSAAQLSDKLSMMNREPGTGANQTGHEGHTMPVESSGQEQSMNTIQQEMDVIPTEFQNQLKEVLADYLEIKNALFESKPDAASTAAQSLNTSLQNVEMSLLTGEVHIQWMDMLETIRNNNQAIANSDEIEQQRSAFIGLSMSLTESVRTFQVPGVVFEQFCPMANDGEGATWLSDSEQVQNPYYGDQMHNCGETVERIEF
- a CDS encoding efflux RND transporter periplasmic adaptor subunit, with the protein product MNTKNILLYAGLLVLGLFLGYLFFGGTRSNQSTDEHIEEAHTDEQGNIVYTCSMHPQVRQNEPGNCPICGMELIPAGDDSDQAADNPYTLTMTEASMKLAEIQTTPVVRDRAVSTFTLPGKVTENQNNVSNITAHFPGRIRNLYVDYEGTFVSKGERLASIYSPELIAAQQELLETVKYKNQNPRLYEASRRKLILWEFPESTINEIEESGEIMNELDFYSPVSGYVTQLEVSREDHIMEGDVMYRIVDLSSVWVDFQAFESNISAIEEGDQVRFTVEALPGESFESTVIYVDPFLDDNSRTATIRARVDNPNNRLKPGMLATAEVQSGLSSEPHLLVPRSAVMWTGKRSIVYVQVI